The Parabacteroides sp. AD58 genome includes a window with the following:
- a CDS encoding DUF4837 family protein, whose amino-acid sequence MKKIVCSLFLLMALMLTACNSGPVVTRATGFAYEVVVVMDKNYWEGTAGDAVKGQLTSPVPGLPQAEPSMKVSYSQPSDFNGLLTYVRNILLVDINPNIYTKTTLASEENRWAFGQLVLTLKAPSPEVLIEYLEQHPNQITDLFVKEEMKRATEQMEETYSSVVMDVLKKNHQLSLNVPEEMVYYKDTTDFFWTTNNASTGRMDVVVYTFPYTDPNTFTPEYLVAKRDSVMKANLPGAFPGSYMATETKYFDVDYSAITVHDKYCGVMRGLWKMVGDMMGGPFVAHVRLDEKNQRVVVAEGFVYAPETDKRNFIRRIEAALYTLRLPGEYDVPEEKTK is encoded by the coding sequence ATGAAAAAGATTGTATGTAGCTTGTTTCTTTTAATGGCTTTGATGCTGACGGCGTGTAATTCCGGACCCGTTGTTACTCGAGCTACCGGTTTCGCTTATGAAGTAGTTGTTGTAATGGATAAGAATTATTGGGAAGGTACTGCCGGAGATGCTGTTAAGGGACAGTTAACGTCGCCTGTACCAGGATTACCTCAGGCAGAGCCGAGTATGAAGGTCTCTTATTCGCAACCGTCAGACTTTAATGGTCTTCTTACGTATGTAAGGAATATATTGTTGGTTGATATTAATCCGAATATCTATACCAAAACGACCTTAGCTTCCGAAGAAAACCGTTGGGCTTTCGGACAGCTGGTGTTAACATTGAAGGCTCCTTCTCCTGAAGTATTGATAGAATATCTGGAACAACATCCGAATCAGATAACGGATCTGTTTGTCAAGGAAGAAATGAAACGGGCAACCGAACAGATGGAAGAAACCTACAGTTCGGTAGTCATGGATGTCTTGAAGAAGAATCATCAGCTCTCTTTGAATGTGCCGGAAGAAATGGTTTATTATAAAGATACGACCGATTTCTTTTGGACTACCAATAATGCAAGTACGGGTCGTATGGATGTCGTAGTATATACATTCCCATATACTGATCCGAATACTTTTACGCCTGAATATTTGGTTGCCAAGCGCGATTCAGTAATGAAAGCCAATTTGCCGGGTGCTTTCCCGGGATCGTACATGGCTACAGAAACAAAGTATTTTGATGTTGATTATTCAGCCATTACAGTTCATGATAAATATTGCGGTGTCATGCGTGGACTTTGGAAGATGGTGGGCGATATGATGGGCGGCCCGTTTGTTGCGCATGTACGGTTGGATGAAAAGAACCAGCGTGTAGTAGTGGCCGAAGGTTTTGTTTATGCTCCCGAAACGGATAAGCGTAACTTTATCCGTCGTATCGAGGCGGCCCTTTATACGTTGCGTTTGCCGGGAGAATATGATGTTCCGGAAGAAAAGACAAAATAA
- the rlmN gene encoding 23S rRNA (adenine(2503)-C(2))-methyltransferase RlmN gives MSEKKRLLGMTLNELKAVAAEAGLPGFAAKQMADWLYKKRVSSIDEMTNISLAKRNWLSDSYEIGKVPPVDFQKSVDGTIKYLYPAGPGNFVESVYIPTSDRATLCVSSQVGCKMNCLFCMTGKQGFTKNLSANEILNQIQALPENDELTNLVFMGMGEPLDNTDELFKVLEILTAPYGYAWSPKRITVSTIGAKGLKRFLDESDCHLAVSLHSPYPAERLSLMSVEKAFPMHGVLDLIRQYDFTHQRRVSFEYIVFKGLNDSVQHAKALAGLLKDIPCRVNLIRFHAIPNVPLQTSDLSKMEAFRDILNDRGVTCTIRASRGEDIFAACGMLSTAKKEKENK, from the coding sequence ATGAGTGAAAAGAAGCGTTTGCTTGGAATGACTCTGAACGAGTTGAAAGCTGTGGCAGCTGAGGCCGGACTCCCCGGATTTGCTGCAAAACAGATGGCCGATTGGCTGTACAAAAAGAGAGTTTCCAGTATTGACGAGATGACAAATATTTCTCTCGCTAAAAGAAACTGGCTGTCAGATTCGTATGAGATCGGGAAAGTTCCTCCAGTAGACTTTCAGAAGTCGGTAGATGGTACGATTAAATATCTATATCCTGCCGGACCGGGCAATTTTGTGGAATCTGTATATATTCCTACAAGTGACCGGGCTACGCTTTGTGTCTCTTCTCAAGTGGGCTGTAAGATGAACTGCCTTTTCTGCATGACCGGAAAGCAGGGTTTTACGAAGAATCTTTCGGCCAATGAGATTTTAAATCAGATACAGGCATTGCCCGAAAATGATGAATTGACCAATCTGGTCTTCATGGGAATGGGAGAACCGCTCGATAATACGGATGAGCTGTTTAAAGTCCTTGAGATTCTGACGGCTCCATACGGATATGCCTGGAGTCCGAAGCGGATTACCGTTTCAACAATTGGAGCGAAAGGCTTGAAGCGTTTTCTGGATGAGAGTGATTGTCATCTGGCTGTCAGCCTGCATTCTCCTTATCCTGCCGAACGGTTGTCGTTAATGTCGGTTGAAAAGGCATTTCCGATGCACGGTGTGCTCGATTTGATTCGTCAATATGACTTTACGCACCAACGCCGGGTGTCGTTTGAATATATCGTATTCAAGGGACTTAATGATAGCGTACAGCATGCAAAGGCTTTGGCCGGTCTACTGAAAGATATACCCTGCCGGGTGAATCTGATCCGTTTTCATGCTATTCCCAATGTGCCTTTACAAACTTCCGATTTGAGTAAGATGGAAGCTTTTCGGGATATCTTGAATGATCGGGGTGTTACATGTACGATTCGGGCTTCGCGTGGTGAAGATATTTTCGCGGCATGCGGTATGCTGTCGACAGCGAAGAAAGAAAAGGAAAATAAATAA
- a CDS encoding type B 50S ribosomal protein L31, translating into MKKGIHPESYRPVVFKDMSNDDMFITRSTINAKETIEIDGVTYPLVKVEISNTSHPFYTGKSKLVDTAGRVDKFMSRYGNRNKK; encoded by the coding sequence ATGAAAAAAGGTATTCATCCAGAAAGTTATCGTCCTGTAGTATTCAAGGACATGTCAAACGATGATATGTTTATCACTCGTTCTACTATCAATGCGAAAGAAACAATCGAAATCGATGGCGTTACTTATCCGTTGGTAAAGGTTGAAATCTCTAACACTTCTCACCCGTTCTATACAGGTAAGTCTAAGTTGGTTGATACTGCCGGACGTGTTGATAAGTTCATGAGCCGCTACGGTAACCGTAACAAGAAATAA
- a CDS encoding class II fructose-bisphosphate aldolase, whose protein sequence is MVSYKDLGLVNTREMFAKAIKGGYAIPAFNFNNMEQLQAIIKAAVETKSPVILQVSKGARNYANQTLLRYMAEGAVQYAKELGCPNPQIVLHLDHGDSFELCKSCVDMGFSSVMIDGSHLPYDENVALTKKVVDYAHQYDVTVEGELGVLAGVEDEVVAEHHTYTKPEEVVDFVTKTGCDSLAISIGTSHGAYKFKPEQCHVDPATGRLVPPPLAFDVLDGVMKELPGFPIVLHGSSSVPQEEVDTINKYGGKLEAAIGIPEDELRKAAKSAVCKINIDSDSRLAMTAAIRKVFAEHPEEFDPRKYLGPARDNMEKLYKHKIINVLGSNDKL, encoded by the coding sequence ATGGTAAGTTACAAAGATTTAGGCTTGGTAAACACAAGAGAAATGTTTGCTAAAGCCATCAAGGGTGGTTATGCTATCCCTGCATTCAATTTTAACAACATGGAACAGTTGCAGGCTATTATCAAAGCAGCTGTCGAAACTAAATCTCCGGTTATTCTGCAGGTTTCTAAAGGTGCTCGTAACTATGCAAACCAGACTTTGCTGCGTTACATGGCTGAAGGTGCAGTTCAATATGCAAAAGAATTAGGTTGTCCTAATCCTCAGATCGTACTTCACTTGGATCACGGTGATTCATTTGAATTGTGCAAGAGCTGCGTTGACATGGGCTTCTCTTCAGTTATGATCGATGGTTCTCATCTGCCTTATGATGAAAATGTAGCTTTAACTAAGAAAGTTGTTGATTACGCTCATCAGTATGATGTAACTGTTGAAGGTGAACTTGGCGTATTGGCAGGTGTAGAAGATGAAGTAGTTGCTGAACATCACACGTATACTAAACCGGAAGAAGTTGTTGACTTCGTTACAAAGACTGGTTGCGATTCATTGGCTATCTCAATCGGTACTTCTCACGGTGCATACAAATTCAAACCGGAACAGTGCCACGTTGATCCGGCTACTGGTCGTTTGGTTCCTCCTCCATTGGCATTCGATGTATTGGATGGTGTAATGAAAGAATTACCTGGATTCCCAATCGTATTGCACGGATCTTCTTCAGTTCCTCAGGAAGAAGTTGATACAATCAACAAATATGGTGGTAAGCTGGAAGCTGCTATCGGTATTCCTGAAGATGAATTGCGTAAGGCTGCTAAGTCTGCTGTTTGCAAGATCAACATCGACTCAGACTCTCGTCTGGCTATGACTGCTGCTATCCGTAAGGTATTTGCTGAACATCCTGAAGAATTCGATCCTCGTAAATATCTGGGTCCGGCTCGTGACAACATGGAAAAACTGTACAAACACAAAATCATCAACGTTTTGGGTTCTAACGATAAATTATAA
- a CDS encoding DUF4923 family protein, which produces MKQIIVFLSILLVSNLTVYSHAQSLKDILSSSTVKDAVTSLTGGKNVTAANLAGTWNYVNPAVLLEGDNALKNVAASAASGEIEKKLQSYCDKIGIKSGTFSYTFNTDNSFTCVFKGKTLNGTYTLQEAEKTIELKYGNFGNLKFNTLSAQVVVTDDQLSLLFNADKLLDFLGKLSSISDNATLKAVNSLAEQYDGMKVGFELKK; this is translated from the coding sequence ATGAAACAGATTATTGTATTTTTAAGCATCCTTCTGGTGTCTAATTTAACCGTTTATTCACACGCTCAGTCATTGAAAGATATCCTATCTTCATCAACAGTAAAAGACGCCGTCACTTCATTAACCGGAGGGAAAAATGTAACTGCAGCAAACCTGGCAGGTACTTGGAATTATGTTAATCCGGCTGTTTTACTGGAAGGTGATAATGCGCTCAAGAATGTTGCCGCCAGTGCCGCTTCGGGCGAAATAGAAAAGAAACTACAATCTTATTGCGATAAAATTGGTATTAAATCAGGAACATTTAGTTATACATTTAATACCGATAACAGCTTTACCTGCGTTTTTAAAGGAAAAACTTTAAACGGCACATATACTTTACAAGAAGCCGAAAAAACAATCGAACTCAAATATGGCAATTTCGGTAATTTAAAATTCAACACGCTATCAGCACAAGTTGTAGTGACAGATGATCAATTATCGTTACTGTTCAATGCCGACAAACTGCTTGATTTCCTTGGCAAACTATCTTCTATTTCGGATAATGCAACTTTAAAGGCCGTCAATTCTTTAGCTGAACAATATGACGGCATGAAAGTAGGATTCGAACTGAAGAAATAA
- a CDS encoding alpha-L-fucosidase, producing the protein MKLFQQRKASKWMLGLALVGLSCAVNAQEEQKVQGFVHEQSDESGYVWPTDSLVLKKLDVWKDQKFGVLFHWGLYSVPGIVESWSICSEDVDWIPRDTTWAYEDYKKWYWGLKDSFNPVDFNPDQWADVMEDAGMRYVVFTTKHHDGFCMYDTKETDFSIAHGAFKDNPKKDVARYVFDAFRKKDFMIGAYFSKPDWHCPYYWWPYYATPNRNVNYKIANHPERWEKFCQFTYNQIGELMKGYGNFDILWLDGGWVGSDDQDIHMDKIVDMAREAQPGLIVVDRAMRGKHENYQTPERGIPEKQLAYPWESCITLSNDWGWVPNAPYKSATKVINMLAEITAKGGSLLLGVGPTPQGLIEQPAIDRLHQVGEWLRANGKAIYNTTITPYYQEGNIWFTADKDGKTLYAIYALPDGEKLPKELTWNTNVPKGKMTVLANGKRASYQVDGNTVKVSLPNNLPNEPLVLKFTLKK; encoded by the coding sequence ATGAAACTATTTCAACAGCGAAAAGCCTCAAAATGGATGTTGGGGCTGGCCTTAGTTGGCTTATCATGCGCGGTGAATGCGCAGGAAGAACAGAAAGTACAGGGATTTGTACATGAACAATCAGATGAAAGCGGTTACGTATGGCCTACAGACTCACTAGTCTTGAAGAAACTGGATGTTTGGAAAGATCAGAAGTTTGGGGTTTTATTCCATTGGGGCTTGTATTCGGTTCCCGGTATCGTGGAGTCATGGTCTATTTGTTCGGAAGATGTGGATTGGATTCCGCGGGATACGACTTGGGCGTATGAAGACTATAAGAAATGGTACTGGGGACTGAAGGATTCTTTCAATCCGGTCGACTTTAATCCGGATCAGTGGGCGGATGTGATGGAAGATGCCGGAATGCGTTACGTTGTCTTTACCACCAAACATCATGACGGATTCTGTATGTACGATACGAAGGAAACCGATTTTTCTATTGCCCATGGTGCATTTAAAGATAACCCAAAGAAAGATGTGGCGCGGTATGTTTTCGATGCTTTCCGGAAGAAAGATTTCATGATTGGTGCTTATTTCTCTAAACCAGACTGGCATTGTCCGTATTATTGGTGGCCGTATTATGCAACTCCGAATCGGAATGTGAATTACAAGATAGCGAATCATCCGGAACGTTGGGAGAAGTTCTGTCAATTTACATACAATCAGATTGGGGAACTGATGAAAGGATACGGAAACTTCGATATCTTGTGGCTCGATGGTGGTTGGGTTGGTTCTGATGATCAGGATATTCACATGGATAAAATCGTCGATATGGCGCGTGAAGCCCAGCCCGGTCTGATCGTTGTCGATCGTGCTATGCGCGGAAAACATGAGAATTACCAGACACCCGAACGGGGAATTCCGGAAAAACAACTAGCATATCCGTGGGAAAGCTGTATTACGTTGAGCAATGACTGGGGATGGGTTCCGAATGCACCTTATAAGTCGGCTACGAAAGTAATTAATATGCTGGCAGAGATTACTGCCAAAGGCGGTAGCTTGTTGTTGGGCGTTGGTCCGACTCCACAAGGTTTGATTGAACAACCGGCTATTGATCGACTGCATCAAGTAGGAGAGTGGTTGCGCGCTAATGGTAAAGCCATTTACAATACAACCATTACTCCGTATTATCAGGAAGGTAATATTTGGTTTACGGCCGATAAAGACGGAAAGACCTTATATGCCATTTATGCATTGCCTGACGGAGAGAAGTTACCGAAAGAGTTGACATGGAATACCAATGTACCGAAAGGAAAAATGACTGTTTTGGCTAATGGCAAGCGTGCTTCTTATCAGGTAGATGGAAATACGGTGAAAGTTTCGTTGCCGAATAATTTACCCAACGAACCATTGGTGCTGAAATTTACTTTGAAGAAATAA
- a CDS encoding sugar phosphate isomerase/epimerase family protein, with protein MARPVTLYTLQWGDLPLETVCQKAKEFGYDGVELGLPNHVDVRQTDPAYYQGILDLLAKYDLKLYAISTHLIGQAVCDKIDSRHQAILPDYIWGDGDPEGIHQRAAEELIRTAQAAKMLGVNTVVGFTGSPIWAYLYSFPPVTEQMIEDGYQEFARRFLPILDEYQKLGIRYALEVHPTEIAFDTISAQRALEALGNHPAFGFNYDPSHLGYQGVDYVDFIYHFSDRIFHVHMKDVYWSDTPKQVGVFGGHVTFGDPRRYWNFRSLGRGCINFEEIIRALNAIGYQGPLSVEWEDSAMNREHGARESCEFVKQIDFQPSAHAFDACFEKK; from the coding sequence ATGGCACGTCCAGTTACATTATATACATTGCAGTGGGGAGATCTTCCCCTTGAAACCGTTTGTCAGAAGGCAAAGGAGTTTGGTTATGACGGAGTAGAGTTGGGTTTGCCCAATCATGTGGATGTCCGTCAGACTGATCCGGCGTATTATCAGGGAATCCTGGATTTGTTGGCAAAATATGATTTAAAGTTATACGCAATTTCAACACATTTGATCGGTCAGGCCGTATGCGATAAAATAGACAGCCGGCATCAGGCTATCTTGCCCGATTATATTTGGGGCGACGGTGATCCGGAAGGCATTCATCAGCGGGCAGCAGAGGAATTGATTCGGACCGCACAGGCCGCCAAAATGTTGGGAGTTAATACGGTTGTAGGTTTTACCGGTAGTCCGATTTGGGCTTATTTATATTCGTTCCCGCCCGTTACTGAACAGATGATTGAAGACGGTTACCAGGAGTTTGCCCGTCGCTTTTTGCCGATTCTGGATGAGTATCAGAAATTAGGAATCCGATATGCCTTGGAAGTCCATCCGACAGAGATCGCCTTTGATACTATTTCTGCTCAGCGAGCATTGGAAGCCTTGGGCAATCATCCGGCCTTTGGATTCAATTACGATCCGAGTCACTTGGGTTATCAGGGCGTAGATTATGTTGATTTTATCTATCATTTCTCAGATCGTATCTTCCATGTCCATATGAAGGATGTTTATTGGAGTGATACGCCGAAGCAGGTGGGAGTATTTGGTGGGCATGTGACGTTTGGTGATCCGCGCCGTTATTGGAACTTCCGCAGTTTGGGTAGAGGTTGCATCAACTTCGAAGAGATTATCCGGGCGCTGAATGCCATCGGTTATCAAGGTCCGCTTTCGGTTGAATGGGAAGATAGTGCCATGAACCGTGAACACGGAGCCCGCGAATCCTGTGAATTTGTCAAGCAAATCGACTTCCAGCCATCGGCTCATGCTTTCGATGCCTGCTTTGAAAAGAAGTAA
- a CDS encoding Gfo/Idh/MocA family protein — translation MNRKIRMGMIGGGPGSFIGAVHRIAANLDGQIELVCGCFSSKPEKSRATGESLFLPPERVYASWEEMLEKEALLPEGERMDFVSIVTPNHVHFAPAMMALDKGFHVALDKPMTFSLEEAKQLAAKVKETGKLFLLTHTYTGYPMVKEARHRVLNGDLGKVRRIYVEYPQGWLYNDCAATNKQAAWRVDPNRSGKAGCMGDIGTHAFNLAEYITGLKATEICGELQTFVPDRLLDDDGAALIRYEGGARGVLMASQIAVGCENSLKIRVFGEKGGLEWRQEEPNTLILRWPDRPAEIVRTNNGYVSGISAYNSRVPAGHPEGYLEAFANLYRNFATALRAKLEGKEPAPEALDFPSAEEGVRGMRFIETIVSTNNTDAKWLKLVE, via the coding sequence ATGAATAGAAAAATCAGAATGGGAATGATTGGCGGTGGCCCGGGTTCCTTCATCGGAGCCGTACATCGGATCGCAGCTAATCTGGATGGTCAGATCGAATTGGTCTGCGGTTGCTTTAGTTCTAAACCAGAAAAATCACGTGCGACGGGAGAATCGTTGTTCCTGCCTCCTGAACGGGTATATGCTTCTTGGGAGGAAATGTTGGAAAAAGAAGCATTATTGCCTGAAGGAGAACGGATGGATTTCGTCTCCATAGTAACCCCTAATCATGTACATTTTGCACCAGCCATGATGGCTTTGGATAAAGGTTTTCATGTAGCTCTCGACAAGCCGATGACTTTCTCGCTGGAAGAAGCCAAACAGCTTGCTGCTAAGGTGAAGGAAACCGGTAAACTCTTTCTTCTGACTCATACTTATACCGGATATCCGATGGTGAAGGAAGCCCGTCACCGTGTATTGAATGGCGACTTGGGTAAGGTGCGTCGGATTTATGTTGAATATCCGCAGGGCTGGTTATATAATGATTGTGCGGCCACCAATAAGCAGGCTGCCTGGCGTGTCGATCCGAACCGTTCGGGAAAAGCCGGCTGTATGGGCGACATTGGTACGCATGCCTTTAATCTGGCTGAATATATTACCGGGCTGAAGGCAACAGAGATTTGTGGAGAATTACAGACTTTCGTACCCGATCGTCTGCTGGATGATGACGGAGCAGCCTTAATCCGTTATGAAGGGGGCGCCAGGGGCGTCTTGATGGCCAGTCAGATTGCTGTCGGTTGCGAGAATAGTTTGAAGATCCGTGTCTTTGGTGAGAAGGGCGGTTTGGAATGGCGCCAGGAAGAACCCAATACCTTGATTCTCCGGTGGCCGGATCGTCCGGCGGAAATTGTCCGGACAAACAATGGTTATGTATCTGGTATCTCAGCTTATAACAGTCGTGTGCCAGCCGGTCATCCCGAAGGCTATCTGGAAGCTTTCGCTAATCTGTACCGGAATTTTGCAACCGCTTTGCGGGCCAAGCTGGAAGGGAAGGAACCAGCTCCGGAAGCCTTGGATTTCCCGTCAGCCGAAGAAGGCGTTCGCGGCATGCGTTTTATCGAAACCATCGTATCGACCAATAATACAGATGCTAAATGGCTGAAATTGGTTGAGTAA
- a CDS encoding FtsK/SpoIIIE family DNA translocase codes for MAKKTINKKGDNGKPGFWALFRSFFTNERTRFITGLVCSIVTIYIGLALVSFFFTGAADQSKIENVPVTDLLTNQGSVENWTGVRGAFLADLLMNRWFGISSFMILFFLGSVGAKLMNIRRISLFKRFIFCLTTLIWGSWFFAFFFISGYEDTFIYLGGQQGYYVTEILKNNIGIPGTFLLLLGIFLIIAVFSSSKTIPFLQRVLSFSWLGRIQWRRKKKVTPEVVQEEKPQEEVVPDSQPVAEEPSPEYVFDTEKEIEKAEQQASPEWVEPEEETSPVEEAEPEQEKETPVQVLHSDDPEFSVEVAPDDDADYSGKALGDYDPRLDLSKYVFPTLDLLDPHDTGVHEVSMDDLNENQLQIKQALEEFNIKIASIKATVGPTVTLYEIIPEAGIRIAKIKTLEDDIALKLAALNIRIIAPIPGKGTIGIEVPNKNPQTVSMQSVIASKKFQECKYELPVAMGKTITNEVYMFDLCKTPHLLVAGATGQGKSVGLNAIITSLLYKKHPAELKFVMVDPKMVEFSIYSKIERHYLAKLPNTDHPIVTEPADAVATLNSLVVEMENRYKLLVLANVRNIKEYNTKFISRQLNPEKGHRFLPYIVAVVDEFADLIATSGREIELPISRIAAKARAVGIHMILATQRPDTKVITGTIKGNFPSRIAFKVASMIDSRTILDAPGANRLIGRGDMLISVAGSDTIRVQCAFVDTPEVENIVNYISEQVAYPTAYLLPEYVAENDADKTLGGVVDLSERDPFFNEAARLIVIQQQGSTSLIQRKFAIGYNRAGRLMDQLEAAGIVGPSEGSKARQVLIPDEYTLEQLLNSLK; via the coding sequence ATGGCAAAGAAAACTATAAATAAAAAGGGGGATAATGGGAAGCCTGGTTTCTGGGCATTATTCAGAAGCTTTTTTACGAACGAACGGACTCGATTTATTACGGGACTGGTCTGTTCGATTGTTACGATTTATATTGGATTGGCACTGGTGTCTTTCTTCTTTACGGGAGCGGCCGACCAGAGTAAGATTGAAAATGTCCCGGTAACGGATCTGCTTACTAATCAGGGATCGGTCGAGAACTGGACGGGCGTCAGAGGTGCTTTCCTGGCTGATTTACTGATGAACCGTTGGTTTGGAATTTCGTCGTTTATGATTTTGTTCTTTTTAGGTTCGGTAGGAGCCAAGCTGATGAACATCAGACGGATTTCTTTATTTAAGCGATTCATCTTCTGCCTGACTACTCTGATCTGGGGCTCATGGTTTTTTGCTTTCTTCTTTATTAGCGGATATGAAGATACCTTTATTTATTTAGGCGGTCAACAGGGGTATTATGTGACTGAAATATTAAAGAATAATATCGGGATTCCCGGCACTTTCTTGTTGCTGTTAGGGATTTTCCTGATTATAGCCGTCTTTTCAAGCTCTAAAACCATTCCGTTTTTACAGCGGGTTCTTTCGTTCAGCTGGTTAGGTAGGATTCAATGGCGGAGGAAAAAGAAGGTAACTCCTGAAGTTGTTCAAGAGGAAAAGCCTCAGGAAGAAGTGGTTCCTGATTCTCAGCCAGTAGCCGAAGAACCTTCTCCTGAATATGTGTTCGATACAGAAAAGGAGATTGAAAAGGCAGAACAGCAGGCTTCTCCTGAATGGGTAGAACCGGAAGAAGAAACATCTCCGGTGGAGGAAGCTGAACCCGAGCAGGAAAAGGAAACTCCTGTGCAGGTGTTGCATTCGGATGATCCTGAATTTTCGGTAGAAGTCGCTCCGGATGATGATGCGGATTATTCGGGAAAAGCTTTGGGTGATTATGATCCTCGTCTGGATTTGTCGAAGTACGTGTTCCCAACCTTGGATTTGCTTGATCCGCATGATACGGGTGTACATGAAGTAAGTATGGACGACCTGAATGAAAACCAGCTGCAGATCAAGCAGGCTTTGGAGGAATTCAACATCAAGATCGCTTCCATCAAGGCTACTGTCGGACCAACGGTCACTTTGTATGAGATTATTCCGGAAGCCGGAATCCGTATCGCCAAGATCAAAACACTGGAAGATGATATCGCGTTGAAACTGGCAGCGTTGAACATCCGTATTATTGCTCCGATTCCGGGTAAGGGAACAATCGGTATTGAAGTGCCGAACAAGAATCCGCAGACGGTGTCGATGCAGTCAGTTATCGCCTCGAAGAAGTTCCAGGAATGTAAATATGAATTACCGGTGGCTATGGGAAAGACCATTACCAACGAGGTGTATATGTTCGATCTCTGCAAGACTCCGCACTTACTGGTGGCAGGAGCGACCGGACAAGGTAAGTCTGTTGGTCTGAATGCCATCATCACTTCTCTGTTATATAAGAAGCATCCGGCAGAACTGAAGTTTGTGATGGTCGATCCGAAGATGGTTGAGTTCAGCATTTATTCGAAGATCGAACGGCATTACTTGGCGAAACTGCCGAATACGGACCATCCGATCGTTACGGAACCGGCAGATGCTGTCGCAACACTGAATTCGCTGGTAGTCGAAATGGAGAACCGTTATAAACTGTTGGTACTGGCCAATGTCAGAAACATCAAGGAATACAATACGAAGTTTATCAGCCGTCAGTTGAATCCAGAGAAAGGTCACCGCTTCTTGCCGTATATTGTTGCTGTCGTGGATGAGTTCGCCGATTTGATTGCCACTTCGGGCCGTGAGATCGAGTTGCCTATTTCGCGCATCGCGGCTAAGGCTCGTGCCGTAGGTATTCACATGATTCTGGCAACGCAGCGACCGGATACGAAAGTGATTACAGGAACAATCAAAGGTAACTTCCCAAGCCGTATCGCCTTTAAGGTAGCATCTATGATCGACTCTCGTACCATATTAGACGCTCCGGGTGCTAACCGTCTGATCGGTCGGGGTGATATGTTGATCTCTGTAGCCGGTAGTGATACGATTCGCGTCCAGTGTGCTTTTGTAGATACACCCGAAGTCGAGAATATCGTTAACTATATCAGTGAGCAAGTTGCCTATCCGACAGCCTATCTGTTGCCGGAATATGTGGCCGAGAATGATGCCGACAAGACCTTGGGTGGTGTTGTAGATCTTTCTGAGCGAGATCCGTTCTTTAACGAAGCTGCCCGGCTGATTGTGATTCAGCAGCAAGGTTCAACTTCTCTGATCCAGCGGAAGTTTGCCATCGGATATAACCGGGCCGGACGGTTGATGGACCAACTGGAAGCTGCCGGAATTGTTGGTCCGTCAGAAGGAAGTAAGGCGCGCCAGGTATTAATTCCAGATGAATATACACTTGAACAATTACTGAACAGTTTAAAATAA
- a CDS encoding DUF5063 domain-containing protein, whose product MKKENNPVYDRNTLEFVTVALEYCTFAESANRSERIDFVDKATKILPLLYLKAALLPAVEPDELFEPELSVTEEMYESVRSGIAALLEDKDSYLDTFHPDMAYSETPIIAFISENLADVYQDVGNFVSLFRQGNEFVMREAIGLCYHNFCEYWGQPLLNALKALHHLRYADESLNEVKENE is encoded by the coding sequence ATGAAAAAAGAGAACAATCCTGTATATGACCGGAACACGCTGGAATTCGTAACGGTGGCCCTCGAATACTGTACATTCGCTGAAAGTGCCAACCGTTCTGAACGCATAGATTTCGTTGATAAGGCAACGAAAATCCTGCCCTTGCTCTATCTGAAAGCCGCTCTGCTGCCCGCAGTCGAACCGGATGAACTGTTTGAGCCGGAACTAAGTGTGACCGAAGAAATGTACGAATCGGTCCGGTCAGGCATTGCTGCTTTACTGGAAGACAAAGACTCTTATCTGGATACATTTCATCCGGATATGGCTTATAGTGAAACACCTATCATCGCGTTCATTTCTGAAAATCTGGCAGACGTATATCAGGATGTTGGTAATTTTGTGTCTCTGTTTCGACAAGGCAATGAGTTCGTGATGCGCGAAGCCATCGGATTGTGTTATCATAACTTCTGTGAGTATTGGGGACAGCCGTTGCTGAATGCATTAAAAGCCTTGCATCACTTGCGCTATGCAGATGAAAGTTTGAACGAAGTAAAAGAAAACGAATGA